One segment of Nostoc flagelliforme CCNUN1 DNA contains the following:
- a CDS encoding peptidase domain-containing ABC transporter → MPPVLSGEDVGERLLYTLGAKLSEQELQNLLAAMEIVEPPLAKQFWQSAQTNPGIYIILTGKVRLLDSSENLITTFGAWSVFGELTLFPEADFSPYVVRASTSLKLGYFRQDALQTLIDKYPNIRDRLFARAELWDLLLLCRQTSQLPCHTSQVPGMLKALSLFERQHLETGLTTQLSEDSELWLLYRGQLRHSEGHFLTPGTIFAQPKQGDWQATQPTIAYILKNDHRQTALEYLPELGNWGLGSGESAETRLIPSVVKSKEKTSQSPKSKIIPFPQRDQQSQQQPKKARFYFPSPQVQVGHWWRRLTKSYPFYAQQSAADCGSACLVMIGNYWGKHFSINRLRDMTNVNRSGASLKAMATAAENLGFATRPVKATLDKLAEQPLPAIVHWEGNHFIVVYEISKKRVIVCDPALGQRSLTKAEFQAGWSGYALLLEPTALLKNTKNENTSFWKFFELIKPHYRALLEIFAASILIQIFGLVTPVFTQLLLDRVLVQRSVTTLNAIALGMIIFGLFGVAVNALRQYLLFHTANRVSIALLVGFIKHTFRLPLSYFESRFVGDIVSRIQENQKIQQFLTGQTLSILLDMLTLVVYLGLMFSYSWRMSLFVLCTVPPFFILALASTNILRRISREIFNAGAKEQSYLIESLSGIRTVRSLSIEQTVRWRWEELLNDLIKKGFNAQIIGNQLQIISGVIQTFVNTALLWYGATQVINGELTIGQLVAFNMLVGNVLSPFQRLSMLWNQLQEIVISTERINDVLEAEPEEDLETKPRKALGKLRGHISFHNVTFRYHSESETNVLENLNFEIQPEQMVAVVGRSGSGKTTLSKLILGLYPPTDGKLLIDGRDITSISLRSLRSQIGVVDQDTFLFGGTIRENIAIAHPNASSEEIIQAAKYAGADEFIQKLPMGYESQIGESGGMLSGGQRQRLAIARALLGNPRLLLFDEATSHLDSESERIIQSNLKTILQGRTSVIIAHRLSTVRNADLILVLDQGVLVESGTHDELITKKGHYYYLNQQQLAQVS, encoded by the coding sequence ATGCCACCCGTGCTTTCTGGGGAAGATGTAGGCGAAAGGCTCTTGTACACCTTGGGTGCAAAGCTTTCAGAACAAGAATTACAAAACTTATTGGCAGCAATGGAAATTGTGGAGCCACCACTAGCAAAGCAGTTCTGGCAATCTGCACAGACGAATCCTGGCATCTATATTATCCTTACAGGTAAAGTCCGACTGTTGGATAGCTCTGAGAATTTAATCACTACCTTTGGTGCATGGTCTGTTTTCGGCGAATTGACTCTTTTTCCCGAAGCTGACTTTAGTCCTTATGTAGTCAGAGCTTCGACAAGCTTAAAACTTGGCTATTTCAGGCAAGACGCATTGCAAACATTGATAGACAAGTATCCTAATATTCGCGATCGCCTTTTTGCCCGTGCAGAACTTTGGGATTTGCTATTGTTATGTCGCCAAACCTCACAATTACCGTGCCATACTTCACAAGTACCAGGGATGCTCAAAGCTTTATCTCTCTTTGAGCGACAGCATTTAGAAACTGGTCTAACTACGCAATTATCCGAAGATTCTGAGTTATGGCTATTGTACAGAGGTCAACTGCGGCATTCTGAAGGTCATTTTTTGACGCCAGGCACAATCTTTGCCCAACCAAAACAAGGTGATTGGCAAGCAACTCAACCAACAATTGCTTACATTCTGAAAAACGACCATCGGCAAACAGCACTAGAATACTTGCCGGAGTTGGGGAATTGGGGACTGGGAAGTGGGGAGTCGGCAGAGACGCGATTAATCCCGTCTGTAGTAAAAAGTAAGGAAAAAACTTCCCAATCTCCAAAATCCAAAATCATTCCTTTTCCCCAACGAGATCAGCAGTCACAACAACAACCAAAAAAAGCACGTTTTTACTTTCCCAGTCCACAAGTGCAAGTGGGGCATTGGTGGAGACGCCTGACTAAGAGCTATCCCTTCTATGCCCAACAAAGCGCTGCCGATTGTGGCTCTGCTTGCTTAGTGATGATTGGTAACTATTGGGGCAAGCATTTTAGTATCAATCGCCTGCGGGATATGACCAACGTCAACCGCAGTGGTGCATCTCTAAAGGCTATGGCAACAGCAGCAGAAAACCTGGGTTTTGCCACCCGTCCGGTGAAAGCCACTCTTGATAAATTAGCAGAACAACCTTTACCTGCAATTGTCCACTGGGAAGGCAACCACTTCATCGTTGTCTATGAAATCAGCAAAAAGCGGGTAATTGTATGCGATCCGGCTCTTGGTCAACGCAGCCTGACAAAAGCTGAATTTCAAGCAGGTTGGAGTGGTTATGCATTGTTACTGGAACCTACAGCTTTATTAAAAAATACTAAAAACGAAAATACAAGCTTCTGGAAGTTTTTTGAGTTAATCAAACCTCACTATCGGGCACTATTAGAAATCTTTGCAGCTTCGATATTAATCCAAATATTTGGACTGGTAACGCCAGTCTTCACTCAGTTATTACTCGATAGAGTACTTGTGCAACGTAGCGTTACAACCTTAAACGCCATTGCTTTGGGGATGATTATTTTTGGATTATTTGGTGTGGCTGTCAACGCTCTACGGCAATATCTTCTATTTCATACTGCTAACCGCGTTAGTATCGCCCTACTCGTAGGTTTTATTAAACATACCTTCCGCTTGCCCCTTTCTTATTTCGAGTCGCGTTTTGTTGGGGATATAGTCTCGCGCATCCAAGAAAACCAGAAAATTCAGCAATTCCTTACCGGTCAGACACTCTCCATTTTGCTGGATATGCTGACATTGGTGGTTTATCTGGGCTTGATGTTCTCCTATAGCTGGCGCATGTCATTATTCGTGCTGTGTACAGTACCGCCATTTTTTATCTTGGCGCTGGCTAGCACAAATATTTTGCGCCGCATCTCCAGAGAAATTTTTAATGCAGGCGCTAAAGAACAAAGCTATCTCATAGAATCCCTTAGCGGAATTCGTACCGTCCGCTCATTGTCAATTGAACAGACTGTGCGCTGGCGTTGGGAGGAACTGCTGAATGATTTGATCAAAAAAGGCTTTAATGCTCAGATAATTGGTAATCAGCTGCAAATTATCAGTGGTGTTATCCAAACTTTTGTAAATACTGCATTGCTGTGGTACGGAGCGACTCAGGTAATTAATGGCGAACTGACGATTGGACAATTAGTTGCTTTCAATATGTTGGTGGGTAACGTCTTGAGTCCTTTCCAGAGGCTATCTATGCTGTGGAATCAATTGCAAGAAATTGTGATTTCCACCGAACGCATAAATGATGTGTTGGAGGCGGAACCAGAAGAAGACTTAGAAACTAAACCCCGGAAGGCGTTGGGTAAGCTGCGCGGTCACATTAGCTTTCATAATGTCACCTTTCGCTATCACTCAGAAAGTGAGACTAACGTCTTAGAAAATCTTAACTTTGAAATCCAACCAGAACAGATGGTTGCAGTAGTGGGGCGCAGTGGTTCTGGAAAAACAACCCTGAGTAAATTGATTTTAGGTTTATATCCACCGACAGATGGCAAACTACTGATTGATGGTCGTGACATCACAAGTATTTCGTTGCGATCGCTCCGTTCTCAAATCGGTGTTGTAGACCAAGATACCTTTCTCTTTGGTGGGACTATTCGAGAAAACATTGCGATCGCTCATCCAAATGCTTCTTCAGAAGAAATTATCCAAGCAGCAAAATACGCCGGAGCCGATGAATTTATTCAAAAACTACCGATGGGTTACGAATCCCAAATTGGTGAAAGCGGCGGTATGCTTTCTGGTGGACAACGCCAACGCCTAGCGATCGCTCGTGCTTTGCTCGGAAATCCTCGATTATTACTATTTGATGAAGCCACCAGCCACCTAGATTCCGAATCAGAACGAATTATTCAAAGCAACCTCAAAACAATTCTTCAAGGACGCACAAGTGTAATCATTGCCCATCGCCTCTCTACAGTCCGCAACGCTGACTTGATTCTGGTTTTAGATCAAGGCGTTTTGGTAGAAAGCGGTACTCACGACGAATTAATCACTAAAAAAGGTCATTATTACTACCTGAATCAACAACAACTGGCTCAAGTCAGTTGA
- a CDS encoding HlyD family efflux transporter periplasmic adaptor subunit, which translates to MPSPNRSSPVPQNETDKYQSYTQEEESVEVAEAESTSLDLYYGTEALLNALPRIWTRGLLYVLIGFAGLFLPWATLSKVDETGSARGRIEPKGATQKLDAQAAGSVKTVMVKEGDTVRAGQVLVELESDVLQTELQQVQSKLQGLQNRQSQLELLKNQLLMSTNLLEQQNKSQKLEKMAQVNQAQQNLDAKLSSYNLQKLEKQALVKQAEQQIYTTRNDQQSAKSRLSIDSRQVQRFSKLVQDGAVSATQVDALKKEEQESKRLYSKAISDIKQAQLQLAGELNRYQVTINTLESDIKQANLRLQEEQSSYKSLMQAGQLAVMKNQEQLKDLQAQITAVQSEVAQTRSQIISIKVQIQQRVVRSPINGVIFELPTTKSGAVVQLGQRIAQIAPKNADFVLRASMPNQDSGFLKLGMPVKVKFDAYPFQEYGIVQGKVTWISPDSKITQTPQGNIENYELEITLDQQYVENGNKRIPLGAGQTANAEVIIRQRRVIDFVLDPFKKLQKGGLEI; encoded by the coding sequence ATGCCATCTCCCAATAGATCATCCCCAGTTCCTCAAAATGAGACAGATAAATACCAAAGTTACACACAGGAAGAGGAATCTGTAGAAGTTGCTGAGGCAGAAAGTACAAGTCTTGACTTGTACTACGGTACTGAAGCATTGCTCAATGCCTTACCTCGGATTTGGACTCGTGGTTTGTTGTATGTACTCATAGGCTTTGCTGGTCTGTTCTTGCCTTGGGCAACTCTCTCGAAAGTAGATGAGACTGGTAGTGCTAGAGGGCGTATAGAACCTAAAGGCGCAACTCAAAAATTAGACGCTCAAGCTGCTGGGAGTGTCAAAACAGTTATGGTGAAAGAAGGAGATACAGTCAGAGCCGGCCAGGTTCTAGTAGAACTAGAGTCTGATGTCTTGCAAACGGAACTGCAACAAGTGCAGAGCAAATTACAAGGGCTACAAAATCGGCAATCCCAACTGGAATTGCTCAAAAATCAACTCCTAATGTCAACTAACCTTTTAGAGCAACAAAATAAATCCCAAAAATTAGAAAAAATGGCTCAAGTTAACCAGGCGCAGCAAAACCTGGATGCCAAACTGAGTAGCTATAACCTCCAAAAGTTAGAAAAACAAGCATTAGTTAAGCAAGCAGAGCAGCAGATTTACACCACTCGCAACGATCAGCAATCGGCTAAAAGCCGTTTGAGTATAGATTCTAGGCAAGTTCAACGCTTTAGCAAACTCGTTCAGGATGGTGCAGTTTCTGCAACTCAAGTCGATGCACTCAAAAAAGAAGAACAAGAAAGCAAACGACTCTATAGCAAGGCTATATCAGATATTAAACAAGCACAATTGCAGTTAGCAGGAGAGCTAAATCGTTATCAAGTAACTATCAATACGCTGGAGTCTGATATCAAACAAGCAAACCTGCGACTGCAAGAAGAACAAAGTAGTTATAAAAGTTTGATGCAAGCCGGACAACTGGCTGTAATGAAAAATCAGGAACAGCTAAAAGACCTACAGGCGCAAATAACAGCAGTACAATCAGAAGTCGCTCAAACTAGAAGCCAGATTATATCTATAAAAGTTCAAATACAGCAACGAGTGGTGCGATCGCCAATTAATGGGGTGATTTTTGAATTACCCACCACGAAGTCAGGAGCAGTAGTACAACTCGGTCAAAGGATTGCCCAAATCGCACCCAAGAATGCAGACTTCGTACTCAGAGCTAGTATGCCTAATCAGGATAGTGGTTTTTTGAAGCTAGGAATGCCAGTTAAAGTCAAATTTGATGCCTATCCCTTCCAAGAGTATGGCATCGTGCAAGGGAAAGTTACTTGGATCTCTCCTGACTCGAAAATTACCCAAACACCCCAAGGGAACATCGAAAACTATGAATTAGAAATCACCTTAGATCAGCAATATGTCGAAAATGGCAACAAACGTATTCCATTAGGTGCCGGTCAGACAGCAAATGCTGAAGTCATCATTCGCCAACGGCGGGTGATTGATTTTGTTTTAGATCCGTTCAAGAAACTGCAAAAAGGCGGTTTAGAGATTTAG
- a CDS encoding peptidylprolyl isomerase, with the protein MPHSLTISRSDIIHSLKLSCQIPDVVEAIASQSIITEAALELGITVTPEELQQEGDALRFAKKLVKAKETWTWLEKHHLSVNEFEELAYNKILSRKLANHLFSDQLEKHFYEHQLDYVAAVTYEVVFEDRDLALELFYALEEGEINFPEIARLYIPEPELRRTYGYQGLRYRKDFRPEIAAAVFAAAPPNALKPITTPKGVHLIWVEEVIQPQLDEQLRQKIITESFSHWLKQQINAMKIVTQIDSDANVRSQEELPDMSFTKTK; encoded by the coding sequence ATGCCCCATAGTCTGACAATTTCCAGATCAGATATCATTCACAGCCTCAAGCTCTCCTGTCAGATACCTGATGTAGTGGAGGCGATCGCATCGCAAAGCATCATTACCGAAGCAGCTCTTGAGCTAGGAATTACAGTCACACCAGAAGAACTACAGCAAGAAGGAGATGCCTTAAGGTTTGCTAAGAAGCTTGTCAAAGCTAAAGAAACCTGGACATGGCTAGAAAAACACCACCTGTCTGTGAATGAGTTTGAAGAATTAGCCTACAACAAAATCCTTTCGCGGAAGTTGGCAAATCATCTATTTTCTGATCAACTCGAAAAGCACTTTTATGAACACCAACTAGATTATGTCGCCGCCGTTACCTACGAAGTTGTCTTCGAGGATCGAGACTTGGCTTTAGAGCTTTTTTATGCCCTAGAAGAAGGCGAAATCAATTTTCCTGAAATTGCTCGTTTATATATTCCAGAACCAGAACTCCGCCGTACTTATGGATATCAAGGACTCCGATACCGCAAAGATTTTCGTCCAGAGATTGCAGCAGCTGTATTTGCTGCTGCACCACCAAATGCTCTTAAACCGATTACAACACCCAAGGGAGTGCATTTAATTTGGGTGGAAGAAGTCATTCAACCCCAATTAGATGAACAATTGCGCCAAAAAATCATTACAGAATCATTTTCTCATTGGTTAAAGCAACAAATTAACGCTATGAAAATTGTCACTCAGATAGACTCGGATGCAAATGTGCGATCGCAGGAAGAATTGCCAGATATGTCATTCACCAAGACTAAATAG
- a CDS encoding calcium-binding protein, whose product MAIVVRNDSNNIEGNNADQIANLLSRRDDILTGRNSNNNTSGGGRNSNNNTSGGGSRLLQGTSGNDLLNVPGGNTNTRGYTIFGLGGNDTLTGGGGNDNITTGVSGNSLLNGGDGNDNLSANLGNHTLNGGSGDDILTGGFGDDLLNGDSGDDRLVGSLGNDTLNGGLGNDNLSGSLGDDFIFGDAGNDTLDGGQGSDVIFGGDGNDNLTGSVSGSPDAPEGFFADVLVGGAGSDTLNGFGAAGGSGGDDTVKLFERDELIGGGALDRNGIVTNVSGDGVKDFFVLGDAKGVFYTDAGDDDYAIIFGFEKGIDEFKSDITSSVTFEFQTASRITQLDTLIYAQLPGGNELIAIVANVNLNT is encoded by the coding sequence ATGGCAATTGTAGTAAGAAATGACAGCAACAATATAGAAGGCAATAATGCTGATCAAATCGCGAATCTTTTGAGTCGTAGGGACGATATCTTGACCGGGAGAAACAGTAATAACAATACATCTGGAGGTGGGAGAAACAGTAATAACAATACATCTGGAGGTGGGAGTCGTTTATTACAAGGAACTAGCGGCAACGATCTATTAAATGTTCCAGGAGGAAACACTAATACTAGGGGTTACACGATTTTTGGTCTTGGTGGTAACGATACTTTGACTGGGGGAGGCGGTAATGACAACATAACTACAGGTGTCAGTGGTAATTCCCTACTGAATGGGGGAGATGGGAATGACAACTTGTCTGCCAACCTTGGTAACCATACCCTGAATGGGGGTAGCGGTGATGATATTCTGACTGGAGGTTTTGGTGATGACTTGCTGAATGGGGATAGCGGCGATGATAGGCTGGTTGGAAGTCTCGGTAATGACACCCTGAATGGGGGACTCGGAAATGATAATCTCTCCGGAAGTCTAGGGGATGACTTTATTTTTGGGGATGCTGGCAATGACACCCTCGATGGAGGTCAGGGTAGTGATGTAATATTTGGGGGCGATGGTAATGATAATCTAACTGGAAGCGTTAGCGGCTCTCCTGATGCTCCTGAAGGATTTTTTGCAGACGTTCTTGTCGGGGGTGCTGGTAGTGACACTCTCAATGGATTTGGCGCTGCTGGAGGATCAGGTGGTGATGATACTGTAAAATTATTTGAGAGAGATGAGTTAATAGGTGGCGGTGCGCTTGACAGAAACGGCATCGTCACAAATGTTTCTGGCGACGGCGTGAAAGATTTCTTTGTGCTTGGGGATGCGAAAGGCGTTTTTTATACAGATGCTGGCGACGATGATTATGCTATTATTTTTGGATTTGAGAAGGGTATTGATGAGTTTAAATCTGATATAACATCATCTGTAACTTTTGAATTTCAAACAGCCTCTCGGATAACTCAGCTTGATACTTTGATTTATGCTCAACTTCCTGGCGGTAATGAGCTAATTGCGATTGTAGCAAACGTTAACCTGAATACATAG
- a CDS encoding calcium-binding protein, protein MATLQGTSGDDTLNGGSGNDSLNGGLGNDLLFGNAGNDTINGADGSDVIFGGDGNDNLIGGFSGSPSAPQGFFDDFLVGGAGSDTLNGFGGTRARLFERDELIGGGAVDNQGDVTNISDDGVRDVFVLGDTNAAYYTAAGDRDYALILGFEKGIDQLGLSTAVNYTLEVRSQITDVDTLIFAQLPTGNELIAIVANVNLNT, encoded by the coding sequence ATGGCAACCTTACAAGGAACTAGCGGCGATGATACCCTCAATGGGGGTAGCGGTAACGATAGCCTCAATGGAGGTCTTGGTAATGATTTGCTTTTTGGAAATGCTGGCAATGACACCATCAATGGAGCTGACGGTAGTGACGTAATATTTGGGGGCGATGGTAATGATAATCTGATTGGAGGTTTTAGCGGATCTCCATCTGCTCCTCAAGGATTTTTTGATGACTTTCTTGTAGGGGGTGCTGGTAGTGACACTCTGAATGGATTTGGTGGTACTAGAGCAAGATTATTTGAGAGAGATGAGTTAATAGGTGGCGGTGCGGTTGACAATCAGGGCGACGTCACAAATATTTCTGACGATGGCGTGAGAGATGTGTTTGTGCTTGGGGATACGAATGCCGCTTATTATACAGCTGCTGGCGACAGAGACTATGCTCTTATTTTGGGCTTTGAGAAGGGTATTGATCAGTTGGGACTTAGTACAGCTGTGAATTATACACTCGAAGTTAGAAGTCAGATAACTGACGTTGATACTTTGATTTTCGCCCAACTTCCTACCGGTAATGAGCTAATTGCGATAGTAGCAAACGTTAACCTAAATACATAG
- a CDS encoding calcium-binding protein, with product MTTTQIKALVENGVAIVTAQAGAIYESDPTFSSLFSDITGIGSDGSFAGTANSEIKVVASFKVDAHKTFSFDFNADLALKAKEIENYGTEYNQAKGMICLMVLDTTNPYEPKVLEYFGIHGELISSDHIADLKSSKSSNFSIKRIPQTIDIDGDNGEDSLKADSVGSYKKTWQRDINITIVEMNLSNIIFLGDTLINNLGKNVTYGTVLKDDHQGSNRGDKIYLSLGDDKVDGGKGDDILEGGEGNDTLIGGQGNDKIHGGSGDDVLIAAEGDDVLVGGDGYDKFVFNFNDSFNDSLLGNQLGGVQDLLTGIGINLGIDNLINVSDRFLKSEFDTIQDFKIGIDKIEFTGLHDIDVDTWLNDMFYQGNIIDSKDGLLLSFNTGDTQQTLLLSGVNSNQFWSDSAISSIVLS from the coding sequence TTGACTACCACTCAGATAAAGGCGTTGGTTGAAAATGGAGTTGCTATTGTTACGGCTCAAGCCGGAGCTATTTATGAGAGTGACCCAACTTTTTCTTCGCTCTTTAGTGACATCACTGGCATCGGATCAGATGGTTCTTTCGCAGGAACTGCCAATAGTGAAATAAAAGTGGTTGCTAGTTTTAAAGTTGATGCTCATAAAACCTTCTCTTTCGATTTCAATGCAGACTTAGCACTAAAAGCTAAAGAAATTGAAAATTATGGTACTGAATATAACCAGGCTAAGGGGATGATTTGTTTAATGGTACTAGATACCACAAATCCTTATGAACCTAAGGTATTAGAATATTTCGGTATCCACGGTGAGTTAATTTCCTCTGACCATATTGCTGATTTGAAATCTAGCAAAAGTAGTAATTTTAGTATTAAGAGGATACCGCAAACTATTGATATTGACGGCGATAATGGTGAGGACTCCCTCAAAGCAGATAGCGTTGGTAGTTATAAAAAAACTTGGCAGCGTGACATCAACATAACAATAGTAGAAATGAATCTCAGTAATATTATTTTTTTAGGAGATACTTTAATCAACAATTTAGGTAAAAATGTTACTTATGGCACGGTTTTGAAAGATGATCATCAAGGAAGTAACAGGGGAGACAAAATTTATCTCAGCTTAGGGGATGACAAGGTGGATGGAGGGAAAGGCGATGATATCCTCGAAGGCGGCGAAGGAAATGATACTCTAATTGGAGGTCAAGGCAATGATAAAATTCATGGCGGTTCGGGTGATGACGTTCTGATTGCTGCTGAGGGGGATGATGTTTTAGTTGGTGGCGACGGCTATGACAAATTTGTTTTCAACTTTAACGATAGCTTTAACGATAGCTTGTTGGGAAATCAGCTTGGTGGAGTCCAAGATTTACTAACTGGTATTGGTATTAATCTCGGTATCGATAATCTTATAAACGTTAGCGATCGCTTTTTGAAAAGTGAGTTTGATACCATTCAAGATTTTAAAATTGGTATTGATAAGATTGAATTTACGGGCTTGCATGATATTGATGTTGACACTTGGTTAAATGACATGTTTTATCAAGGAAATATAATTGATAGTAAGGATGGTCTCCTTTTGAGTTTTAATACTGGAGACACTCAACAAACATTACTGCTATCAGGTGTAAATTCTAACCAGTTTTGGTCTGATTCGGCCATAAGTTCGATCGTACTTTCTTAG
- a CDS encoding DUF938 domain-containing protein, with product MTLQDAREYAPATERNREPILEVLLQVLPGSGTILEIASGTGEHAVFFAPRLRDCMWLPTDTNPQRRASIIAWTEHNVCNNIYSPLELDVREPVWAVEKGAVTQWLDTSPITAIVNINMIHISPWSACLGLMAGAGRILKAGGILYLYGPFKQGGEHTAPSNAAFDNSLRAQNPEWGIRNLDDVVAAASAQNLTLKQTYQMPANNLSVVFQRISAGISSQ from the coding sequence ATGACACTACAAGACGCACGAGAATACGCACCAGCAACCGAGCGCAATCGTGAACCAATTCTAGAAGTACTTTTACAAGTATTGCCTGGGAGTGGCACGATCTTGGAAATTGCCAGTGGCACTGGTGAACACGCAGTCTTTTTTGCGCCCAGACTCAGAGATTGTATGTGGTTACCAACAGACACAAATCCACAAAGAAGAGCCAGCATTATTGCATGGACTGAACACAATGTATGTAATAATATCTATTCACCGCTTGAGCTTGATGTTAGAGAACCAGTTTGGGCAGTGGAGAAAGGGGCAGTAACCCAGTGGCTGGATACTTCGCCAATTACCGCCATCGTCAATATCAATATGATTCATATTTCACCTTGGTCAGCCTGTCTGGGGCTAATGGCTGGGGCAGGGCGTATCCTAAAAGCAGGAGGCATTCTCTATTTGTATGGCCCCTTTAAACAAGGTGGAGAACATACAGCACCGAGTAATGCAGCTTTTGACAACTCTTTACGCGCCCAAAATCCAGAGTGGGGTATACGTAACTTGGATGATGTTGTAGCAGCAGCTAGCGCACAAAATCTCACCTTGAAACAAACTTACCAAATGCCAGCTAATAATCTTTCAGTAGTGTTTCAACGAATATCTGCGGGAATCTCATCTCAATAA